From one Butyricimonas faecihominis genomic stretch:
- the lgt gene encoding prolipoprotein diacylglyceryl transferase, with product MNYIEWNINPVAFWVGGIPVMYYSLLLIAGTVASVSILKCVYRENGIPWEHLQILVMLSIAGLFLGARLGHCLIYEYAYYFAHPLEILLPIQVKSDGSVIFSGYQGMSSHGGLVGWMIAMVIYSRITGENVLRTLDTIALVLPLAAGCIRLGNLANSEIIGIETNVPWAFVFEQIDSVPRHPAQIYEALAYFFTFGINLLLYRRIGLKCYRGVLLGNTLVWVFVARFLIEFVKERQVPFEDQMTLDVGQVLSIPFILLGIFLLICGFKCKKNTTR from the coding sequence ATGAATTATATTGAATGGAACATAAATCCCGTTGCGTTTTGGGTAGGAGGAATCCCTGTCATGTATTACAGTTTGCTGTTGATTGCGGGGACCGTGGCGTCCGTGTCGATACTGAAATGTGTTTACCGGGAAAACGGGATACCGTGGGAGCATCTCCAGATACTCGTGATGCTGAGTATTGCCGGCTTGTTTCTAGGGGCGCGTCTGGGGCATTGCCTGATTTACGAGTACGCGTATTATTTTGCGCATCCATTGGAAATTTTGCTCCCGATACAGGTTAAGTCGGATGGAAGTGTTATTTTTTCCGGTTATCAGGGGATGTCCAGTCATGGAGGGCTTGTCGGGTGGATGATTGCCATGGTGATTTATTCCCGGATTACAGGTGAGAACGTGTTACGGACACTTGACACGATTGCTCTCGTTTTACCTTTAGCGGCGGGGTGTATTCGTTTGGGAAACTTAGCAAATTCCGAGATTATCGGAATCGAAACCAACGTGCCATGGGCCTTTGTTTTCGAACAGATTGATTCGGTACCCCGTCATCCGGCTCAAATTTATGAGGCCTTGGCCTATTTCTTTACTTTCGGGATAAATTTGTTGCTTTACCGACGAATCGGGTTGAAGTGTTATAGGGGAGTACTTTTAGGGAATACGCTTGTCTGGGTTTTCGTGGCTCGTTTTTTGATTGAATTTGTCAAGGAAAGGCAAGTCCCTTTCGAGGATCAAATGACTTTGGACGTGGGACAGGTGTTGAGTATTCCGTTTATCTTATTGGGTATATTCCTGTTGATTTGCGGGTTTAAGTGTAAAAAGAATACGACACGGTGA